The DNA segment TCCCCCCGCGACGCCCTGCTCGAGCGCGTCAACATCATGGCCGGTCTGGCCCTGCCGCCGATGCTCAAGCTGGCGGCCGTGCTGCTGGACCTGCAGGTGCCGCTGCGCACCTGAGGCCGGAGGGAGGTCGGACCCATGGCTGGCGACGGATTCTCGGTCAAGAGCACGATCTCCCAGATGACGAACGTGGCCCGCGCGCTGCAGAAGAGCCAGCAGATCGCCCAGACCGAGAGCGCCGCCGCCGGCCACCTGCTCAAGGGCGAGAAGCGGGTCGACCGCCTCCAGCCGACGGACGAGGCCCAGAAATCGAACGTGGATCCCGACCGTCGCCACCGCGGGGGCGACCGGGATCACCGGGACCGGGACGAGGCCGAAGCGGCGCCGGACGCCGCGCCGGCGGAAGGGACGCCGCAAGAGGCTCCCGTCTCCCGGATCGACACCACCGCCTGAGCGGGGAGGACGCGACGTGGAACGAGGGATCCTGGCCTTCCTGCAGGGCGCCGACCGGACGCTGGCCTGGGCGGCCGCCGTCGCGCTGGCCGCCGGCGGCACGGCCCTGTTCGTGGCCTTCTACCTGCAGTGGCAGCGCTGGCGCGCGGCCGCCGCGAGGCGACGCGACGCCAGGCGGACGGCCGCCGCGGCGAAGGCGGCGGCAAAGGCTGCAGCGCAGCGACCGACGGCCAAGTCTCAGGGACCTCAGGCCAAGTCGGCCGGGAAACCGGCCCCGGTCGCACCGCGGACACCGGCTCCCGCCACCGGCGTGGCCGCCTACCGTCGCCAGACCGAGGCGCCCGCGGCCGCGGCGGCGGACCTCGTCGCGGCGCTCCGGGACGGCGCGACGCCCGCCCCTCCGCCGGCGCCCGCGCCGCGTCTCGACCCCCTGCTGGCGCGACTCCAGGACGCCGGCGACCGCCTGGAGGAGATGATGCGCCGCCACGCGCACCGCTCGCACGAGCAGGATGACCTGGCGCGCCTGGCGGCCGCGATCGACGTCGAGTTCGTCCACAAGCAGGCCTGAATCCGCCTTACTCGCATTAGACATGGCAGAATCGACGAATCGGTGGCATCCTGGGCACGTGACTGTCAGGTGTGACAGATCCGCAGGAGGTGGGACGTGCCCCACGATGTCGTGATCCTGAGCCGCCGCCCGGCCCTGTTCAAGACCGCCGCCGACTGGCGCCTCGCCGGCGTCGATCTCTACGTCCACGATTCGCCATCTGAGGCCCTGGCCCGCTTCGCCGACGGCCGGGGCGCCCTGCTGGTCTTCGACACCAACGACTTCGCCCGGACCCGCCACGTGGTCGAGAAATTCCTGTCATCCAAGGGCGACGCCGACCTGCTGGTCCTGGGCGGGGAGGACGTGCTCGAAGGCTTGCAGGACAAGCCGCGGCGGGGCGCCCTGCGGCGCCTGGACGCGGGCACCGGCGGCGACGCGCTGCGCCAGGAGGTCGAGCGCCTGCTGCGGCTGCGCAACGTCCGCCAGCGCAGCGGCATCGTCGGGCGCTCGCGCGCGGTCAACCAGATGATCGCGCTCATCGCGCAGGCGGCGCCGCTGGACGTGACGATCCTGATCCTCGGGGAGAGCGGCACGGGCAAGGAACTCGTGGCCCGCGCCATCCACGACCACTCGCGCCGCGCGGCCGGTCCCTTCGTCTCGCTCAACTGCGGCTCGTTGAGCGAGGGCGTCCTCGAGAGCGAACTCTTCGGGCACGAGCGCGGCGCCTTCACCGGCGCGGTCAGTCGCCACGAGGGCGTGTTCCGCCGCGCGGACGGCGGCACCCTCTTCCTGGACGAAGTGGCCGAGATGCCGCTGCCGATGCAGACCCGCTTCCTGCGGGCGCTGGAGACCGGCGAGTTCACGCCCGTCGGCGGTTCGCGCCTGGAGCGCAGCGACATCCGCCTGGTGGCGGCGACCCACCGCGACTTGGCCCGCGACGTCGAGGAGGGGAGGTTCCGCCAGGACCTCTACTACCGCTTGCGGGTGGTGGTGATCCCGACCCCGCCCCTGCGGGAACGGCGCGAGGACGTGCCGGTGCTGGTCCAGCACTTCCTCGACCAGGAGAACGAGCGGCACGGCACCAACGTGCGCGGCATCTCGCGCCCTGCCTTGGAGATGCTCCTGAACCACCCCTGGCCCGGCAACGTGCGCGAGCTGGGGAACCTCGTCAGCTCCGTGGTGGTCTTCAAGCGCGACGGCATGATCGAGGCGGCCGACCTGCCGCAGGACATCGTGACCGGCGGCCGCGCCCGCGCGTCGCGCCTGCCCGTGCCCCTGGCCCGCCCGTTCGCGGGCCTGGACCTGGAACTGCTCTCGGCCATGCTGCTGGAGATGCGCCAGGACCTGCACGAGATCAAGGGCCTGCTGCGCGGCGAGGAACGCATCCCGCACGGCGAGTCCGTGCCCCTGGACGGCACGTTCGTGGAAACCATTCCGGTCGATCACGGTTACACCGCGGAGGCGGCCGGTCCCGTGGACCTCGAATCGGCGGAGCGGGCGCTCATCGACCAGGCCCTGCGCTCCACCGGCGGTCGCCGCCGGCGGGCCGCCGAGCGGCTCGGCATCAGCGAACGGACGCTCTACCGCAAGTTGCTCAAGTACGGCCTGAGCTGAGCGGGCCGGGACACGGGCCTTGGCTGACCTGAAAAGACTGTGGTATTTTGTTGCAGGCCGACGCCCGCGGGGCGCGGCCGTCACCCACCCCCTGGGATGCGAGGACACGATGCACAGATCCGGACTTTCCGGCACGAAGGAGCGGGCGCGCGTCGCGGCGGCGCTCGCCGCGGCCCTGCTGCTCGCGCCGATCGGAGCTTCGGCCGCCAAGTACGCCGGGTCCTTCATGGAAGACGGCGGCGGCGCCCGCGCCCTGGGCATGGGCGGGGCTTTCACGGCCGTGGCCGACGACCCCTCGGCGGCCTTCTGGAACCCCGCCGGTCTCAGCGGCCTGGAGGGTTGCGGCCTGCTGGTCATGCACGCGGAACAGTTCGGCGACCTCGTCGACCGCGACTACGCGGCCTACGCCCGCCCCGTCGACTGGTCGCTGATGGGCGGGACGGAAGCCGGCTTCGCGATCTCGGCGATCCGCCTCGGCGTCGACGACATCCAGCTGACCGCGCACCTCCAGGACCAGCTCGACACCGACCACGACGGCGTGGTCACCGACCAGGAACTGGCCGGTCTGTTCAACCTGCGCGACCAGTTCCGCTACGTCAGCGACTCCGAACTGGCGCTCTTCGCCTCCTACGCCGAGCGGCACGGCGACTGGCTCCTGGGCGGCACGGTGAAGTTCGTGCGCCAGAGCGTGGCCGGCTATTCCAGCCTGGGCCTGGGCGCCGATCTCGGCCTGCTCCGCCGGGGCGTGTGGCGGGGCCTCGACTTCGGACTGAAGCTCCAGGACATCACCACGACCTTCCTCGCCTGGTCGGGCCCCGGCGACTACGCGGGCACGACCGAGGTCATCACCCCGACGATCGTGCCGGCGTTGGCCTACCGCTTCCCGCTGGAACGCTGGCGGGCCGAGCTGACGCTGGCCGCCAGCGCCGAGTCGCGCTTCGACGACCGCGGCGACGCCGACCAGTACGCTTCGGGCGCCTTCAGCACGAACCTCCACACCGGCGCCGAACTGGCGCTCGACCGTCGCGTCTTCCTGCGCGGAGGGTTCAGCGGGGGATGGGGCACGGAGGAACTGACTGCGGGCGCCGGATTCAGGCTGGCGGATCTGACGGTCGACTACGCTTATGCGGGCGACACGCTCGGCAACGACGAGGAAACCCACCGGGTCAGCATCACCGCCCACTTCTGACGGCGCCCCGCGCCGACGCCGATGCCGGCCGTTGCGTCCTAGTGACGCGGCGGCCGGTACGCGTGCAGTCGCTGGCCGGGGTGGATCACGCTCGAAGCCCTCAACCCGTTGACGCTGATGATGTGCTTCAGCGTGACGCCG comes from the bacterium genome and includes:
- a CDS encoding sigma-54 dependent transcriptional regulator produces the protein MPHDVVILSRRPALFKTAADWRLAGVDLYVHDSPSEALARFADGRGALLVFDTNDFARTRHVVEKFLSSKGDADLLVLGGEDVLEGLQDKPRRGALRRLDAGTGGDALRQEVERLLRLRNVRQRSGIVGRSRAVNQMIALIAQAAPLDVTILILGESGTGKELVARAIHDHSRRAAGPFVSLNCGSLSEGVLESELFGHERGAFTGAVSRHEGVFRRADGGTLFLDEVAEMPLPMQTRFLRALETGEFTPVGGSRLERSDIRLVAATHRDLARDVEEGRFRQDLYYRLRVVVIPTPPLRERREDVPVLVQHFLDQENERHGTNVRGISRPALEMLLNHPWPGNVRELGNLVSSVVVFKRDGMIEAADLPQDIVTGGRARASRLPVPLARPFAGLDLELLSAMLLEMRQDLHEIKGLLRGEERIPHGESVPLDGTFVETIPVDHGYTAEAAGPVDLESAERALIDQALRSTGGRRRRAAERLGISERTLYRKLLKYGLS
- a CDS encoding PorV/PorQ family protein, whose translation is MHRSGLSGTKERARVAAALAAALLLAPIGASAAKYAGSFMEDGGGARALGMGGAFTAVADDPSAAFWNPAGLSGLEGCGLLVMHAEQFGDLVDRDYAAYARPVDWSLMGGTEAGFAISAIRLGVDDIQLTAHLQDQLDTDHDGVVTDQELAGLFNLRDQFRYVSDSELALFASYAERHGDWLLGGTVKFVRQSVAGYSSLGLGADLGLLRRGVWRGLDFGLKLQDITTTFLAWSGPGDYAGTTEVITPTIVPALAYRFPLERWRAELTLAASAESRFDDRGDADQYASGAFSTNLHTGAELALDRRVFLRGGFSGGWGTEELTAGAGFRLADLTVDYAYAGDTLGNDEETHRVSITAHF